One window of Arcobacter sp. LA11 genomic DNA carries:
- a CDS encoding cache domain-containing protein: MFNKNENIILFIIKYTPPVFILTLSFIISLILYFNNQATFNEEKTLIQKQYIEENKKEIKSQVNITYKYIIKQQKQTEKKLKKSLKERVYEAHTIATNIYEENKHLDKNIVKKMIKDALRNIRFNNGRGYFFIYSFDYECILLPVAKQLEGSDFYNFKEGKGNFLTRDIIKMVKEKDEGFMTWWYHKPNDMKNQYKKLGFNKHFKPFDWFIGTGEYFEDFEGDIKKDVLNHIHNTSYEQNGYIFVLDYEGNYLNHIRKEIIGLNALKAKDTQTHKTVVDAINTAKNGEGYISYIQNKKPGNDLPVEKTSYVKGINNWQWLIGKGFYKDDLENIVKNQELLLNKRFKNNMQDLLIMTIILTVLLLVMSIYISKILENRFRKYQDEIKINLEEITKQHNILAHQSKMAAIGTMIGNIAHQWRQPLSLISTAATGMKLKKEINDLSDEEFNSNLDYINDSTQYLSKTIDDFRNFFATNKEKVEFSIDSAFNEAINLVNVQFVNNNIQVINKIQNHSTYGIQSELVQVLINILNNSRDELLNVEEQERYIFIESFEKKDRVVLEIKDNAGGIKPEIIEHIFEPYFTTKHQSQGTGIGLYMSQEIIVKHFEGSMRMENTTYSYNDKVYTGAKTIIEIILPR, from the coding sequence ATGTTCAACAAAAATGAAAATATAATATTATTTATTATTAAATATACGCCTCCAGTTTTTATACTTACATTATCTTTTATTATTTCTCTAATCTTATATTTTAATAACCAAGCAACTTTTAATGAAGAAAAGACTTTAATCCAAAAACAGTATATTGAAGAGAATAAAAAAGAGATAAAATCCCAAGTAAATATTACATATAAATATATAATCAAACAACAGAAACAAACTGAAAAAAAATTAAAAAAGAGTCTTAAAGAAAGAGTTTATGAAGCACATACCATTGCTACAAATATTTATGAAGAAAATAAACACTTAGATAAAAATATTGTAAAAAAAATGATAAAAGATGCATTAAGAAATATTAGATTTAACAATGGTAGAGGATATTTCTTTATTTATTCTTTTGATTATGAATGTATATTATTACCTGTAGCAAAGCAGTTAGAAGGAAGTGATTTTTATAATTTTAAAGAAGGTAAAGGTAATTTTTTAACTAGAGACATCATAAAAATGGTAAAAGAAAAAGACGAAGGATTTATGACTTGGTGGTATCATAAACCAAATGATATGAAAAACCAGTATAAAAAACTTGGTTTTAATAAACACTTTAAGCCATTTGATTGGTTCATTGGTACAGGTGAATATTTTGAAGACTTTGAAGGAGATATTAAAAAAGATGTATTAAATCATATTCACAATACAAGTTATGAGCAAAATGGTTACATTTTTGTTTTAGATTATGAAGGGAACTACTTAAATCATATTAGAAAAGAAATCATAGGTTTAAATGCATTAAAGGCAAAAGATACTCAAACTCATAAAACTGTTGTTGATGCAATTAATACTGCAAAAAATGGTGAAGGATATATTAGCTATATACAAAATAAAAAGCCAGGAAATGATTTACCTGTAGAAAAAACAAGTTATGTTAAAGGTATAAATAACTGGCAATGGCTTATAGGAAAAGGTTTTTATAAAGATGATTTAGAAAATATTGTCAAAAACCAAGAATTATTGTTAAATAAAAGATTTAAAAATAATATGCAAGATTTACTAATAATGACTATTATACTTACTGTTTTATTATTAGTTATGTCTATTTATATATCAAAAATATTAGAAAATAGATTTAGGAAATATCAAGATGAAATAAAAATCAATTTAGAAGAGATAACAAAACAACACAATATTTTAGCTCATCAGTCAAAAATGGCTGCTATTGGTACGATGATTGGAAATATTGCACATCAATGGAGACAACCTTTATCTCTTATCTCAACTGCAGCAACAGGTATGAAATTAAAAAAAGAAATAAATGATTTAAGTGATGAAGAATTTAATTCAAACTTAGATTATATAAATGATTCTACACAATATCTTTCAAAGACTATTGATGACTTTAGAAATTTCTTTGCAACAAATAAAGAGAAAGTTGAATTTAGTATTGATTCAGCTTTTAATGAAGCTATAAACCTAGTAAACGTTCAATTTGTTAATAACAATATCCAAGTTATAAATAAGATTCAAAATCATTCTACTTATGGTATCCAAAGTGAATTAGTACAAGTATTAATAAATATTCTTAATAATTCAAGAGATGAACTTTTAAATGTAGAAGAACAAGAAAGATATATTTTTATTGAAAGCTTTGAAAAGAAAGATAGAGTTGTTCTTGAAATAAAAGACAATGCAGGAGGAATTAAGCCTGAAATAATTGAACATATCTTTGAGCCCTACTTTACTACAAAACATCAATCACAAGGTACTGGTATTGGACTGTATATGTCTCAAGAAATAATTGTAAAACATTTTGAAGGCTCTATGCGTATGGAAAATACAACATATTCATATAACGATAAAGTCTATACAGGAGCAAAAACAATTATTGAAATAATTTTGCCAAGATAA
- a CDS encoding HAMP domain-containing sensor histidine kinase, producing MKLLPKITIIFLLTLMVFLSTFSYLAIKNEKASILSILKKEGTLILHTISSVSSNYLDEQNFSELNIFLITVIENYDNLAYLEVSKDNELISRINKDAILNDNLLIFKEKVTVLKKYVGDIEIGLSQKEYDKIIDKNIKEYIILVLSLFVFLFIVLIYIVKHFFLSYINKLKTHMELIGSGEYHESLKISTSDEFEELSNSINDMSKHINESYINLQQLTMIQDKQKKDLEEANKSKDDFLANMSHELKTPLNSINIISSVMTKNKDNKLEEEHVKNLKIINSCGNDLLCLINDVLDVSKLEAKEVSLNYETIDFYKMMYEIKDMIEPQVLQKNLIFEFDCNLDIDFIYSDKNRIKQVLKNFLSNSLKFVEEGKIKLAAKDEDENIRIYVEDNGIGIPEDRLEKIFERFKQVDGSTTRKYGGTGLGLAICKEIIELLNGTIEVTSKINEGSTFSIVIPKNLEKVDKTAEVKEVEESFETLIEIENEEIDEYLENTNKKNILFLHDEPINYLNIIVELKIENNVTQVSSLLDLTTKIDTNNSFDLIIIDINKLDLEKLKEIMKNSNNRFIIIYNTDTKIDNEIENSASLCIDKTLSKEDIIKAIKGVYDE from the coding sequence ATGAAGTTACTGCCTAAAATTACAATTATATTTTTACTTACTCTTATGGTTTTCTTATCTACTTTTTCCTATTTAGCAATTAAAAATGAAAAAGCTTCTATTCTATCAATTTTAAAAAAAGAGGGTACTTTAATATTACATACAATTTCATCTGTTAGTTCAAACTACCTTGATGAACAAAACTTTTCTGAATTAAATATTTTTCTTATTACGGTTATTGAAAACTATGATAACTTAGCATATTTAGAAGTATCAAAAGATAATGAATTGATATCAAGAATAAACAAAGACGCGATTTTAAATGACAATTTGCTTATATTTAAAGAAAAAGTTACTGTTCTAAAAAAATATGTAGGTGATATAGAAATTGGTTTATCTCAAAAAGAATATGACAAAATCATAGATAAAAATATAAAAGAATATATAATTTTGGTACTTTCATTATTTGTATTTTTATTTATAGTTTTAATTTATATTGTAAAACATTTCTTTTTGTCATATATAAATAAATTGAAAACCCATATGGAACTTATAGGTAGTGGTGAGTATCATGAAAGCTTAAAGATAAGTACATCAGACGAGTTTGAAGAATTATCAAATAGTATAAATGATATGTCTAAACATATTAATGAATCATATATAAACTTACAACAATTAACAATGATACAAGATAAGCAGAAAAAAGATTTAGAAGAAGCAAATAAATCAAAAGATGATTTTTTAGCAAATATGAGTCATGAGTTAAAAACCCCTTTAAATTCTATAAATATAATTTCTTCTGTAATGACAAAAAATAAAGATAATAAACTAGAAGAAGAGCATGTTAAGAATTTAAAAATCATAAACAGTTGTGGTAATGATTTACTATGTTTAATTAACGATGTTTTAGATGTATCAAAGCTTGAAGCTAAAGAAGTTAGTCTTAATTATGAAACAATAGATTTTTATAAAATGATGTACGAAATTAAAGATATGATTGAACCTCAAGTTTTGCAAAAAAACCTTATTTTTGAATTTGATTGTAACTTAGATATTGATTTTATCTATAGTGATAAAAATAGAATCAAACAAGTATTAAAGAACTTTTTAAGTAACTCATTAAAGTTTGTAGAAGAGGGAAAGATTAAATTAGCTGCCAAAGATGAAGATGAAAATATAAGAATTTATGTAGAAGATAATGGAATAGGAATCCCTGAAGATAGGTTAGAAAAAATATTTGAAAGATTTAAACAAGTAGATGGAAGTACCACAAGAAAGTATGGTGGTACAGGACTAGGCTTAGCTATTTGTAAAGAGATTATTGAATTGCTAAATGGAACTATTGAAGTTACAAGTAAGATAAATGAAGGAAGTACTTTTAGTATCGTTATTCCAAAAAATCTTGAAAAAGTTGATAAAACGGCCGAAGTAAAAGAAGTAGAAGAGAGTTTTGAAACCCTTATTGAAATAGAAAATGAAGAGATAGATGAATATCTAGAAAACACAAATAAAAAGAATATTTTATTTTTACATGATGAACCTATAAATTATTTAAATATAATTGTAGAGTTAAAAATAGAAAATAATGTAACTCAAGTTAGTTCTTTGTTAGACCTTACTACTAAAATAGATACGAATAATAGTTTTGATTTGATAATTATAGATATTAATAAATTAGATCTAGAAAAACTAAAAGAGATTATGAAAAATTCAAATAATAGATTTATAATAATCTATAATACTGATACTAAAATTGATAACGAAATAGAAAATAGTGCAAGTCTTTGCATAGATAAAACTTTATCAAAAGAAGATATAATAAAGGCTATTAAAGGTGTGTATGATGAGTAA
- a CDS encoding DUF1853 family protein produces MNNKNLKEQFLGFYNTPSLFIDDIYGITNFEFDEIDISSLDFTKLVITEKVPLGKRIERFFEFYIINSNRYELILKNIQVIVEKNTIGEIDFVVFDKKNSEFLHVELVYKYYIYDKTFSSELNRYIGPNRNDTLIKKLTKLKNKQFPLLFKNETKKYLKDIDINNIKQRLCFKANLFYLQKDFNNKYELVNNLCKKGLYITYKEFITNGIYKSMKYYIPHRYDWVCSFNTIDSWANFEETKKIVKIYNKMRKSPLLWINNFSKIEWLFITFK; encoded by the coding sequence TTGAATAATAAAAATTTAAAAGAACAGTTTTTAGGTTTTTATAATACACCATCCTTATTTATTGATGATATCTATGGAATAACAAATTTTGAATTTGATGAAATAGATATCTCTTCTTTAGATTTTACAAAACTAGTAATTACAGAAAAAGTTCCTTTAGGGAAGAGAATAGAGCGTTTTTTTGAATTTTATATAATAAATTCCAATAGATATGAATTGATTTTAAAAAATATACAAGTTATAGTAGAAAAAAATACTATAGGTGAGATTGATTTTGTTGTTTTTGATAAAAAAAATAGTGAATTTCTTCATGTTGAATTAGTATATAAGTATTACATATATGATAAAACTTTCTCTAGTGAACTAAATAGATATATTGGTCCAAATAGAAACGATACTTTAATTAAAAAACTAACAAAACTTAAGAATAAGCAATTCCCTTTACTTTTCAAAAATGAGACAAAAAAATATCTAAAAGATATTGATATAAATAATATAAAACAAAGACTATGTTTTAAAGCAAATCTATTTTATTTACAAAAAGATTTTAATAATAAATATGAACTTGTGAATAATTTATGTAAAAAAGGTTTGTATATAACCTATAAGGAATTTATAACAAATGGTATTTATAAAAGTATGAAATATTATATACCACATAGATATGATTGGGTATGCTCCTTTAACACAATTGATTCTTGGGCTAATTTTGAGGAAACAAAAAAAATAGTAAAGATATATAACAAAATGAGAAAATCTCCTTTATTGTGGATAAATAATTTTTCTAAGATAGAATGGTTATTTATTACTTTTAAATAA
- a CDS encoding fumarate hydratase has protein sequence MGKITEQDIIDSVAGACQYISYYHPEDFVEGMVEAYEKEQSEAAKNAIGQILINSKMCAMGHRPLCQDTGSINIFVKVGLKADLDISRELEDILNDGVAKGYTDPDNTLRFSVVSDPAGERKNTKNNTPAVIHMSVDNGDTIDITVAAKGGGSENKSKFAVLNPSDSIYDWVMENVRQMGAGWCPPGILGIGIGGNPEKSMLLAKESLMSHVDIHELKERGPQNALEELRLRLYEDINKIGTGAQGLGGLTTLLDVKILDYPCHAASLPVAMIPNCAATRHIHFELKGDGAAKFNKPDLDIWPDLEIPMDTVKKVNIEDLTKENLSQYKSGDTLLLSGKILTARDAAHKRIVEYKNAGKPLPNGVDLKDRFIYYVGPVDPVRDEKVGPAGPTTSTRMDKFTKDMMEIGIMGMIGKAERKQPTIDLIKEYKSMYLIATGGAAYLISQSITDSKIVAFEDMGMEAIYEFEVKDMPVTVAVDTEGTSIHTTGPAKWRTI, from the coding sequence ATGGGAAAAATTACAGAACAAGATATTATAGATAGCGTTGCAGGAGCATGTCAATATATTTCATACTATCATCCAGAAGATTTCGTTGAGGGAATGGTTGAAGCGTACGAAAAAGAACAATCAGAAGCAGCAAAAAATGCTATTGGACAAATTTTAATTAACTCTAAAATGTGTGCTATGGGACACAGACCTCTTTGTCAAGATACAGGTTCAATCAATATTTTTGTAAAAGTTGGTTTAAAAGCAGATTTAGATATTTCAAGAGAATTAGAAGACATTTTAAATGATGGTGTAGCTAAAGGTTATACTGATCCAGATAATACATTAAGATTTTCAGTTGTTTCAGACCCAGCAGGTGAAAGAAAAAATACTAAAAACAATACTCCAGCAGTTATTCATATGAGTGTTGATAATGGTGATACAATAGATATTACTGTTGCAGCTAAAGGTGGAGGTTCTGAAAACAAATCTAAGTTTGCAGTACTTAATCCATCTGATTCAATTTATGACTGGGTTATGGAAAATGTAAGACAAATGGGTGCAGGATGGTGTCCTCCTGGTATCTTAGGTATTGGTATTGGTGGAAACCCAGAAAAATCAATGCTTTTAGCAAAAGAGTCTTTAATGTCTCATGTTGATATTCATGAACTAAAAGAAAGAGGTCCTCAAAATGCCCTTGAAGAGTTAAGATTAAGATTATACGAAGATATTAACAAAATTGGAACAGGTGCTCAAGGTCTTGGTGGTTTAACTACACTTCTAGATGTTAAAATCTTAGACTACCCTTGTCATGCTGCTTCTTTACCAGTTGCAATGATTCCTAACTGTGCTGCTACTAGACACATTCACTTTGAATTAAAAGGTGATGGTGCAGCTAAATTTAATAAGCCTGATTTAGATATCTGGCCAGATTTAGAAATTCCAATGGATACAGTTAAAAAAGTAAATATTGAAGATTTAACAAAAGAAAACTTATCTCAATACAAATCAGGTGATACATTATTATTATCTGGAAAAATTTTAACAGCAAGAGATGCTGCTCATAAAAGAATAGTTGAGTACAAAAATGCTGGTAAGCCACTTCCAAATGGTGTTGATTTAAAAGATAGATTTATTTATTACGTTGGACCAGTTGATCCAGTAAGAGATGAAAAAGTTGGACCAGCAGGGCCTACTACATCTACAAGAATGGATAAATTTACTAAAGACATGATGGAAATTGGTATTATGGGTATGATTGGTAAAGCTGAAAGAAAGCAACCAACTATTGATTTAATTAAAGAATACAAATCAATGTACTTAATTGCTACAGGTGGAGCTGCATACTTAATTTCTCAATCTATTACAGATTCAAAAATTGTTGCATTTGAAGATATGGGTATGGAAGCTATTTACGAATTTGAAGTAAAAGACATGCCTGTTACAGTTGCAGTTGATACAGAAGGTACTTCTATTCATACAACTGGACCTGCTAAATGGAGAACTATCTAA
- a CDS encoding sensor histidine kinase, protein MSKFTILLLDDVEANIYSLKLMIEDNFDDINILTSLNAQDAMALLMENSVDLILSDIQMPEVDGFQFAEYIKGIEKTKDIPIIFITGIYDKSEYQKKGYDLGAVEYISKPIDDVLLSSKLKVYIDLFDSLKTNEKELSKKNEMLIHQSKMATIGEMIGVIVHQLKQPLNIMSLYCDDVKDSYKYDEIDEKFIDKFHQKTKEQIAFMSTTIDDFSDFFNPKKIKKTFLLKDSIEKILKILEKHLESNNINIDINVSNEQVFGVDSELEQVILNIVTNSKDAFNDRKIEERNIKINSLEKGKYTILMIEDNAGGIKEEDIERIFDPYYTTKDYGTGIGLYMVKLVVQSSFAGDLKLQNTKEGIKFIIALSNKSLID, encoded by the coding sequence ATGAGTAAATTTACGATATTATTATTAGATGATGTTGAGGCTAATATTTATTCTTTAAAGCTAATGATTGAAGATAATTTTGATGATATTAATATCTTAACATCTTTAAATGCCCAAGATGCAATGGCTTTACTAATGGAAAACAGTGTAGATTTGATTTTGAGTGATATTCAAATGCCAGAAGTAGATGGTTTTCAATTTGCAGAATACATAAAAGGTATTGAGAAAACCAAAGATATTCCAATTATCTTTATTACTGGAATTTATGATAAAAGCGAATATCAAAAAAAAGGTTATGATTTAGGTGCTGTAGAATATATTTCTAAACCAATTGATGATGTATTACTCTCTTCAAAACTAAAGGTTTATATAGATTTATTTGATTCTTTAAAAACTAATGAAAAAGAGTTAAGTAAAAAAAATGAAATGTTAATTCATCAATCAAAAATGGCTACTATAGGGGAAATGATAGGAGTTATTGTACATCAGTTGAAACAACCGCTAAATATTATGTCTTTATATTGTGATGATGTAAAAGACTCTTATAAATATGATGAAATAGATGAAAAGTTTATAGATAAATTTCATCAAAAAACAAAAGAACAAATAGCTTTTATGTCTACAACTATTGATGATTTTAGTGATTTTTTTAACCCTAAAAAGATTAAAAAGACTTTTTTATTAAAAGATTCAATTGAAAAGATACTAAAGATATTAGAAAAGCACTTAGAGTCAAACAATATAAATATTGATATTAATGTATCAAATGAACAAGTATTTGGTGTAGATAGTGAATTAGAGCAAGTGATTTTAAATATAGTTACAAACTCAAAAGATGCATTTAATGATAGAAAAATAGAAGAAAGAAATATAAAAATTAATTCATTAGAAAAAGGTAAATATACTATTTTAATGATAGAAGATAACGCTGGTGGAATAAAAGAAGAAGATATTGAAAGGATCTTTGATCCATATTACACTACGAAAGACTATGGTACGGGAATAGGGTTATATATGGTTAAACTTGTTGTTCAATCTAGTTTTGCAGGTGATTTAAAATTACAGAATACAAAAGAAGGTATCAAGTTTATAATTGCATTATCAAATAAATCATTGATAGATTAG
- a CDS encoding class I SAM-dependent methyltransferase, protein MKLIETNITETFEEIYLIETLNLDNKKILELGCGSASMTKKIAANGNNREVIACEVDKIQHKQNLKLDLENIEFILCGAENIPLDDNSIDIIFMFKSFHHIPEELMPQALNEICRVLKPNALAYISEPLFAGDQNALVAMFHDEEKVRIDAFNNIKKSVENGQFKLFKEIFFQTKVFYKDFEEFKKKQMNLTYNNDQSNQELEDKVKNKFNSYNSGQNVEFLKPFRVDILQKY, encoded by the coding sequence ATGAAATTAATTGAAACAAATATAACAGAAACTTTTGAAGAGATATACTTAATCGAAACACTAAACTTAGATAATAAGAAAATTTTGGAGTTAGGTTGTGGTTCAGCTTCAATGACAAAGAAAATTGCTGCAAATGGAAATAACAGAGAGGTAATAGCTTGTGAAGTAGATAAGATACAACATAAACAAAACTTGAAACTAGACCTAGAAAATATTGAATTTATACTTTGTGGTGCTGAAAACATACCTTTAGATGACAACTCTATAGATATTATTTTTATGTTTAAATCATTTCATCATATACCAGAAGAGTTAATGCCACAAGCTTTAAATGAAATATGTCGTGTATTAAAACCAAATGCTCTAGCTTACATATCAGAACCTCTTTTTGCAGGAGATCAAAATGCATTAGTAGCTATGTTTCATGATGAAGAAAAAGTAAGAATTGATGCATTTAATAATATAAAAAAGTCTGTAGAAAATGGACAATTTAAACTTTTTAAAGAAATATTTTTTCAAACTAAAGTCTTTTATAAAGACTTTGAAGAGTTTAAAAAGAAACAAATGAATCTAACATATAATAATGACCAAAGTAACCAAGAACTCGAAGATAAGGTCAAAAACAAATTCAATAGCTACAATTCTGGGCAAAATGTTGAATTTTTAAAACCCTTTAGAGTTGATATATTACAAAAATATTAA
- a CDS encoding response regulator: protein MINNNFLKKLIILYVEDDETTREQLSKLLKRLFKTVVIATNGEEGYIKFKEITSRGYVIDLVLSDINMPKLNGIDMLEKIRELDDEVPFIFTTARSESEYLMKAIELNVDHYALKPVDMEDILLRIQKVCEKKYYEKIVKKQRFELENYFNAISQVATIYKMNEEGKIIYANKNFLTLSRYTKDEVKELVVEDLLHKDIPDEFIEKTWNFIRAGKIWRGDTKYIDRNKEAFYLKITIFKIEGDENEYVTIGFNQTEEYLKKRDFHKNVMLNMKDKNMKITELNRASQNQSYQIDQLSDYSMELQKKVEEEKAKGKANLRQINYYEKKLTNIDEKYESILKKAEARHEDFMAIYNTMKNKYDSNAKKASQLEEELELNRKLVENRNEKIKNLETDLRKRESQLRKIDPKLIYQ, encoded by the coding sequence ATGATAAATAATAATTTTTTAAAAAAGTTAATTATTTTATATGTTGAAGATGATGAAACTACAAGAGAACAATTATCAAAGCTTTTGAAAAGGCTATTTAAAACTGTCGTAATTGCTACTAATGGTGAAGAAGGTTATATAAAGTTTAAAGAAATAACATCTAGAGGTTATGTTATTGATTTAGTATTAAGCGATATTAATATGCCAAAATTAAATGGCATAGATATGCTTGAAAAAATCAGAGAACTAGATGATGAAGTTCCTTTTATATTTACAACAGCAAGATCAGAAAGTGAATATCTTATGAAAGCTATAGAGTTAAATGTTGATCATTATGCTCTAAAACCTGTTGATATGGAAGATATCCTCTTAAGAATACAAAAAGTATGTGAAAAAAAATATTACGAAAAAATTGTAAAAAAACAGCGATTTGAATTAGAAAACTATTTTAATGCAATTAGTCAAGTAGCAACTATCTATAAAATGAATGAAGAAGGTAAGATAATTTATGCAAATAAAAATTTTCTTACTCTTTCTAGATATACAAAAGATGAAGTAAAAGAGTTAGTTGTTGAGGACTTACTACATAAAGATATACCAGATGAATTTATAGAAAAAACTTGGAATTTTATTAGAGCTGGAAAAATCTGGAGAGGTGATACTAAATACATTGATAGAAATAAAGAAGCCTTTTATTTGAAAATTACAATTTTTAAAATAGAAGGAGATGAGAACGAATACGTAACTATTGGGTTTAATCAAACAGAAGAATATCTTAAAAAAAGAGACTTTCATAAAAATGTAATGCTTAATATGAAAGATAAGAATATGAAAATTACAGAACTTAATAGAGCATCTCAAAACCAATCTTATCAAATCGACCAATTATCTGATTATTCAATGGAACTGCAAAAAAAAGTTGAAGAGGAAAAAGCTAAAGGAAAAGCAAACTTAAGACAAATAAACTATTACGAAAAAAAATTAACAAATATCGATGAAAAATATGAATCTATACTTAAAAAAGCCGAAGCAAGACATGAAGATTTTATGGCAATATACAATACTATGAAAAACAAGTATGATTCAAATGCTAAAAAAGCATCCCAATTAGAAGAAGAATTAGAATTAAATAGAAAGCTTGTAGAAAATAGAAATGAAAAGATAAAAAATCTAGAAACTGATTTAAGAAAAAGAGAATCTCAATTAAGAAAAATTGATCCTAAACTAATCTATCAATGA
- the fumC gene encoding class II fumarate hydratase → MNYRIEKDTMGEVKVPNDKYWGAQTQRSIENFPIGTEQMPAEIIEAFAYLKKACTIVNNKLEILDDTKCDAISQACDEIIEKKHKENFPLVVWQTGSGTQSNMNINEVIANRATEILGSDFRKEKLIHPNDDVNKAQSSNDTYPSAMRIAFVLDIQKKLIPSIKTLKTTLEQKSKDFDDIVKIGRTHLQDAIPLTLGQELSGYVDMLNKALCQIDDAIKYIVELAIGGTAVGTGLNSEANFSQMVAETLNQLTNTKYKFKSHPNKFHALTAHDGEVVLSGVLNALASNLMKIANDIRWLASGPRCGIGEINIPANEPGSSIMPGKVNPTQSEAMTMVAVQVMGNHTTVSIAASQGNFELNVFKPVIAFNIIQSIRLLSDTIIAFNDKCALGIEPNIENIDKYLNDSLMLVTALNPYIGYENAAKIAKTAHKNGTTLKDEAINLGLLSSEDFDKYIKPKEMSYPKK, encoded by the coding sequence ATGAATTACAGAATTGAAAAAGATACAATGGGTGAAGTAAAAGTTCCAAACGACAAGTATTGGGGAGCACAAACACAAAGAAGTATCGAAAACTTTCCTATTGGTACTGAACAAATGCCAGCTGAGATTATAGAAGCTTTTGCATATCTGAAAAAAGCTTGTACAATTGTAAATAATAAGCTTGAAATATTAGATGATACAAAATGTGATGCCATTTCTCAAGCTTGTGATGAAATAATTGAAAAAAAACATAAAGAAAATTTTCCTCTTGTTGTTTGGCAAACAGGTTCTGGAACACAATCAAATATGAATATAAATGAAGTTATTGCAAATAGAGCTACAGAGATTCTAGGAAGCGACTTTAGAAAAGAAAAACTTATCCATCCAAATGATGATGTAAATAAAGCTCAAAGTTCAAATGACACTTATCCAAGTGCTATGAGAATTGCATTTGTTCTTGATATTCAAAAAAAATTAATCCCATCAATTAAAACTTTGAAAACTACTTTAGAACAAAAATCAAAAGATTTTGATGATATAGTTAAAATTGGTAGAACACATTTACAAGATGCTATACCACTTACATTAGGACAAGAATTATCAGGATATGTTGATATGTTAAACAAAGCTCTATGTCAAATAGATGATGCAATAAAATACATAGTTGAGCTTGCAATTGGAGGTACAGCAGTAGGTACTGGATTAAATTCAGAAGCTAATTTCTCACAAATGGTTGCTGAAACATTGAATCAATTAACAAATACAAAATATAAATTTAAATCTCATCCAAATAAGTTTCATGCACTAACAGCACATGATGGAGAAGTTGTACTTAGTGGAGTATTAAATGCTTTAGCCTCAAACTTAATGAAAATTGCCAATGATATTAGATGGCTAGCATCTGGACCAAGATGTGGGATAGGAGAAATTAATATACCAGCAAATGAACCCGGTTCTTCAATTATGCCAGGTAAAGTAAACCCAACTCAAAGTGAAGCTATGACAATGGTAGCCGTTCAAGTTATGGGTAATCATACTACTGTATCAATTGCAGCTTCACAAGGTAATTTTGAATTAAATGTATTTAAACCTGTAATTGCCTTTAATATTATTCAATCAATAAGATTGCTATCTGATACTATAATTGCATTTAATGATAAATGCGCACTAGGAATTGAACCCAATATAGAAAATATTGATAAATATTTAAATGATTCTCTTATGCTTGTAACTGCACTTAATCCATACATTGGATATGAAAATGCAGCTAAAATTGCAAAAACTGCTCATAAAAACGGTACAACATTAAAAGATGAAGCTATTAATCTTGGTTTATTATCTAGTGAAGACTTTGATAAATACATTAAACCTAAAGAGATGTCTTATCCAAAAAAATAG